From Clostridia bacterium, one genomic window encodes:
- the ilvE gene encoding branched-chain-amino-acid transaminase, whose protein sequence is MGLIIYFDGRYVPEEEAKVSVFDHGLLYGDGVFEGIRAYHGRVFKLKEHLDRLYDSAKSIHLDIGISKEEMQEIVLETCRRNNLRDAYIRLVVTRGPGDLGLDPNKCLRPIIFCIAAKIELYPPHFYEEGLKIVTVATRRNIPEAINPRIKSLNYLNNILAKIECHRAGVPEALMLNNEGYVAEATGDNIFLVKNGILITPPSWVGILEGITRNTVMQLARANGITVEERIFTRHDVYSADEVFLTGTAAEVIPVVEVDGRPIADGKVGAMTNRLINLFREHTKEDGPFIFPEDEEALALRSPKVQAL, encoded by the coding sequence ATGGGACTCATCATTTACTTTGACGGGCGCTATGTCCCCGAGGAAGAAGCCAAGGTTTCAGTTTTTGACCACGGGCTCCTATATGGCGATGGAGTGTTTGAAGGCATTCGCGCCTATCATGGCCGGGTATTCAAGTTGAAAGAGCACTTGGACCGGCTCTATGATTCCGCCAAGAGCATCCACCTTGACATCGGCATCAGCAAAGAAGAGATGCAGGAAATAGTGCTGGAAACCTGCCGCCGCAACAACTTGCGCGACGCCTATATCCGGCTGGTGGTTACCCGGGGGCCTGGCGATCTAGGGTTGGATCCCAATAAATGCCTGCGGCCTATCATTTTCTGCATTGCTGCTAAGATCGAGCTTTATCCGCCCCACTTCTACGAAGAGGGCCTAAAGATCGTGACTGTGGCTACCCGGCGCAATATTCCCGAAGCCATTAACCCCAGGATCAAGTCCCTCAATTACCTCAACAACATCCTGGCCAAGATCGAATGCCACCGGGCCGGAGTACCGGAAGCGCTAATGCTCAACAACGAAGGGTACGTGGCTGAGGCTACCGGCGATAATATTTTCCTGGTGAAAAACGGCATCCTCATTACCCCTCCCTCCTGGGTCGGCATCCTGGAAGGCATCACTCGCAATACCGTCATGCAGCTAGCCCGAGCCAACGGCATAACCGTAGAAGAGCGCATTTTTACTCGCCATGACGTTTACAGCGCCGACGAAGTCTTCCTTACCGGTACCGCTGCTGAGGTGATTCCGGTGGTGGAAGTAGATGGCCGGCCCATTGCCGATGGCAAAGTGGGAGCCATGACCAATCGGTTAATCAACCTCTTTAGGGAACACACCAAGGAGGACGGGCCGTTTATTTTTCCTGAGGACGAAGAGGCCTTGGCGCTTAGGTCCCCTAAGGTCCAGGCCTTGTAA
- the ilvD gene encoding dihydroxy-acid dehydratase: MRSSLMKQGLEKAPHRSLFKALGLTDEELTRPIVGVVNSWNEIIPGHQHLDRVAEAVKAGVRMAGGTPIEFNTIGVCDGIAMNHQGMKYSLASRELIADSVEIMAMAHPFDALVFIPNCDKIVPGMLMAAARLDLPSIFVSGGPMLAGRFKGQRVSLTNLFEAVGAVGAGLMSEEDLAELEEYGCPGCGSCSGMFTANSMNCLTEVLGMALPGNGTIPAVHAARIRLAKQAGMKVMELLQKDIRPSSILTAAAFANALRVDMALGCSTNTALHLMAIANEAKVPLDLKTVDQISGQTPNLCRLAPAGPAFIEDLDAAGGIPAVMAELWRHGLLDGEPLTVTGRKVADNIAGAKIKLPEIIRPVEDPYSRDGGLAVLWGNLCPDGAVVKRSAVSPKMLSHQGPARVFNSEEEAVAAIMGGAIRPGDVIVIRYEGPKGGPGMREMLTPTSAVAGRGLDDKVALITDGRFSGATRGASIGHISPEAAEGGLIGLVEEGDPIRIDIPKGELALEVSAETIEERRKRWQPPAPKVTSGYLARYASLVTSASTGAVFRG, translated from the coding sequence ATGCGCAGCAGCTTGATGAAGCAAGGATTGGAAAAAGCGCCCCACCGTTCCTTGTTTAAGGCTTTGGGGCTAACCGATGAGGAGTTAACCCGGCCGATTGTGGGCGTGGTCAATTCCTGGAATGAAATTATTCCCGGGCACCAGCACCTGGACCGGGTTGCCGAGGCGGTCAAGGCGGGGGTGCGGATGGCTGGAGGTACCCCCATCGAGTTCAACACCATTGGCGTTTGCGATGGCATAGCCATGAATCACCAAGGGATGAAATACTCCCTGGCCAGCCGGGAGCTGATAGCCGACTCGGTGGAGATCATGGCCATGGCCCATCCCTTTGATGCTCTGGTATTTATACCCAACTGCGACAAGATCGTGCCGGGAATGCTGATGGCCGCAGCCCGCCTGGACCTGCCCTCCATCTTTGTGAGCGGTGGGCCTATGCTGGCCGGGCGCTTTAAGGGCCAGCGGGTGAGCCTCACCAATCTCTTCGAAGCGGTGGGGGCGGTAGGGGCCGGGCTAATGTCTGAGGAAGATCTGGCCGAGCTGGAGGAATACGGTTGTCCCGGCTGCGGTTCCTGCTCGGGCATGTTCACCGCCAACTCCATGAATTGCCTGACCGAAGTTTTAGGGATGGCCCTTCCCGGCAATGGCACCATCCCGGCTGTGCACGCAGCTCGCATCCGCTTGGCCAAACAGGCGGGCATGAAGGTAATGGAGCTGCTCCAGAAGGACATTCGGCCTTCATCTATTCTTACTGCCGCTGCCTTTGCCAATGCTCTACGGGTGGATATGGCGCTGGGGTGCTCCACCAATACCGCCCTGCACCTGATGGCCATTGCCAACGAAGCTAAGGTGCCCTTGGATCTTAAAACTGTGGACCAGATTAGCGGCCAAACCCCGAATCTTTGCCGCTTGGCTCCAGCCGGACCGGCCTTTATCGAGGATCTGGATGCGGCCGGGGGCATACCGGCGGTGATGGCAGAGCTTTGGCGGCACGGGCTTTTGGATGGTGAACCCTTGACCGTTACCGGCCGAAAGGTGGCTGACAATATTGCCGGTGCCAAGATCAAGCTTCCTGAAATCATCCGCCCGGTGGAAGATCCCTACAGCCGGGATGGCGGCTTGGCGGTGCTCTGGGGGAACTTGTGCCCGGACGGAGCCGTGGTCAAGCGCTCGGCAGTATCGCCCAAGATGCTTTCCCACCAAGGACCGGCCCGGGTATTTAACTCCGAGGAGGAGGCGGTGGCGGCCATCATGGGCGGTGCCATCCGTCCTGGGGATGTAATTGTCATTCGCTATGAAGGGCCCAAGGGCGGACCTGGTATGCGGGAAATGCTCACTCCCACCTCGGCGGTAGCCGGGCGGGGGTTGGACGACAAGGTGGCCCTGATTACCGACGGTCGTTTCTCCGGCGCTACCCGGGGAGCCTCCATCGGCCACATATCGCCGGAGGCAGCCGAGGGAGGGCTGATTGGCCTGGTGGAGGAGGGCGACCCTATCCGCATCGACATCCCCAAGGGGGAGCTTGCCTTGGAGGTGAGTGCGGAAACCATCGAGGAGCGGCGGAAACGGTGGCAGCCGCCGGCTCCCAAGGTGACTAGCGGTTACCTGGCCCGCTATGCCAGCTTGGTGACTTCGGCCAGCACCGGAGCCGTATTTCGAGGATAG